Genomic segment of Helicobacteraceae bacterium:
GGCGGCGCGGTCAAAAGAGCGCTCGCGTTATAGCCGAAAAACCTTGTCATACTCTTAGCTTCTCGATCTTGCTAATCAGATCGCAAAAGATCAGCGTTAATTTTTCCACCTCTACTACCGCGACGCTTTCGTTCGCCGCGTGGATAAGATCGTTTCTTACGCCAAACTCCGCGACGGGTATATCAAGCGCGGCGAAAAATCTCGCGTCGCTTGTGCCGCCGCCGGTCGATAGCTTAGGCGTTACGCCCGTTCGCGCCGTTATAGCTTCGCTTAACGCGCCGCTTAGCGCGTCGTTTTTGACGATAAAGGGCGACGAGCTTGTTTTGAGCGTCAATTCGTAATCCGCGATCGCCGCTTCGCTTAGTTTGCTTTTAACAAAATCCTCGACCTTTTTCTCGTCGGTAAGCGCGGAGTTACGGACGTTAAAAAGCAGACGAACGCTCGCGGGCGTAAGATTGGTTTTTTCGTAGCCGCCGCGAATATCGCTGAAAATTAGGCGCGAGGGCGCGAAAAAATCATCGCCGTTATCAAGCCGCGCTCCGCTTAATAAAGATAGCGCGCGCGATAGTTTGTCGATTGGGTTGTCGATCTTTTCGGGATACGCGACGTGTCCGCCCCTGCCAATAATCGTAAGCGTTCCGTTGATCGAGCCGCGCCTGCCGATCTTGATCGTATCGCCAAAGACGTTTTCGCTCGTAGGCTCCGCGACGATAGCGAAACGAGGAAGACTCCCCTGCTCTCTTAGCCGCTCCAAAACCGCGCGCGTCCCGTTGATCGCCTCGCCCTCCTCGTCGCTTGTGAGCAGGATTGATAGCTCGCCCTCGTATGGCGTCCGAGCGCAGGCGGCGACAAACGCGGCGACTCCCGCTTTCATATCCTGAGCGCCGCGCCCGAACACGCGCCCCTCCTTTTCTATCGGCGCGAAGGGATCGCTAAGCCACCCATCGCCGCTAGAGACGACGTCGATATGTCCCGCGAAGCATAGGCGCGGCGCGGCGCGGTTTTTGCCGTCGCGTTTAAGCAAGAGGTTTGATACGCCGCTGCAATCGATCCGCTCGCAAGCAAAATCTGGC
This window contains:
- the dapE gene encoding succinyl-diaminopimelate desuccinylase, encoding MDLAIRILKGLIACPSVTPNEAGTFALVQGALPDFACERIDCSGVSNLLLKRDGKNRAAPRLCFAGHIDVVSSGDGWLSDPFAPIEKEGRVFGRGAQDMKAGVAAFVAACARTPYEGELSILLTSDEEGEAINGTRAVLERLREQGSLPRFAIVAEPTSENVFGDTIKIGRRGSINGTLTIIGRGGHVAYPEKIDNPIDKLSRALSLLSGARLDNGDDFFAPSRLIFSDIRGGYEKTNLTPASVRLLFNVRNSALTDEKKVEDFVKSKLSEAAIADYELTLKTSSSPFIVKNDALSGALSEAITARTGVTPKLSTGGGTSDARFFAALDIPVAEFGVRNDLIHAANESVAVVEVEKLTLIFCDLISKIEKLRV